The sequence GCCAGCTGGTTCACGCTCTCGGTGAGCCGCTGCCAGGTGCCCGACACGCCGTCGACCTCGGCCTGGCCGCCCAGCTTGCCCTCGGTGCCGACCTCGCGCGCCACGCGCGTGACCTCCGAGGCGAACGCCGAGAGCTGGTCGACCATCGTGTTCATCGTGGTCTTCAGCTCGAGGATCTCGCCGCGCGCGTCGACGTCGATCTTCTTCGTCAGGTCGCCCTTCGCGACCGCGGTGGTCACCTGCGAGATGTTGCGCACCTGGCTGGTCAGGTTGTGCGCCATGAAGTTGACGTTCTCGGTCAGGTCCTTCCAGGTCCCGGCCACGCCGGGCACCCGAGCCTGGCCGCCGAGGATGCCTTCGGTGCCGACCTCGCGGGACACGCGGGTGACCTCGTCGGCGAACGCGCGCAGCGTCTCGACCATCCCGTTCAGCGTCTCGGCCAGCGCCGCGACCTCGCCCTGGGCGACGATCGAGATCTTCTTCGACAGGTCGCCGTTGGCCACGCCGGTCGCGACCGTGGCGATGCTGCGCACCTGGTCGGTCAGGTTGGTGGCCATGACGTTGACGTTGTCGGTGAGGTCCTTCCACGTCCCGGCGACCCCGCGCACGGTGGCCTGGCCGCCGAGGATGCCTTCGGTGCCGACCTCTCGCGCCACCCGGGTGACCTCGTCCGCGAACGCCGAGAGCTGGTCGACCATGGTGTTGAGCGTGGTCTTCAGTTCGAGGATCTCGCCGCGGGCGTCGACGGTGATCTTCTGCGTCAGGTCGCCCTTCGCGACCGCGGACGTCACCGTGGCGATGTTCCGGACCTGGTCGGTCAGGTTGTTCGCCATGAAGTTGACGTTGTCGGTGAGGTCCTTCCACGTCCCCGCGACCCCGGGCACGGCGGCCTGGCCGCCGAGCTTGCCTTCGGTGCCGACCTCGCGGGCGACGCGGGTGACTTCGTCGGCGAAGGCCGAGAGCTGGTCGACCATGGTGTTGAGCGTGGTCTTGAGCTCGAGGATCTCGCCCCGGGCGTCGACCGCGATCTTCTGCGTCAGGTCGCCGCGCGCCACGGCCGTGGCGACCTGGGCGATGTTGCGGACCTGGGTGGTCAGGTTGTTCGCCATGAAGTTCACCGAGCCGGTGAGGTCGCGCCAGGTGCCGGCGACCCCCGGGACCTGCGCCTGCCCGCCCAGCTGGCCCTCGGTACCCACCTCGCGGGCGACGCGGGTGACTTCGTCGGCGAAGGCGGACAGCTGGTCCACCATCGTGTTCATGGTCGTCTTGAGCTCGAGGATCTCGCCGCGGGCGTCGACGGTGATCTTCTGGGTCAGGTCGCCCTTCGCCACGGCCGTGGTCACGTGCGAGATGTTGCGGACCTGGTCGGTGAGGTTGTCGGCCATCTGGTTGACCGAGTCGGTGAGGCTGCGCCACGTCCCGGCCGCGCCCGCCACCTCGGCCTGGCCGCCCAGCTTGCCCTCGGAGCCGACCTCGCGCGCCACGCGGGTGACTTCGCCCGCGAACGCCGAGAGCTGGTCGACCATCGTGTTCAGCGTGTTCTTCAGCTGCAGGATCTCGCCGCGGGCGTCGACGTCGATCTTCTTGGTCAGGTCGCCGTTGGCCACCGCGGTCGCCACCTGCGAGATCCCGCGGACCTGGTCGGTCAGGTTGTCGGCCATCAGGTTGACCGAGTCGGTGAGGTCACGCCACGTCCCGGCGACGCCCGGCACCTGGGCCTGGCCGCCGAGTTTGCCGTCGGAGCCGACCTCGCGGGAGACGCGGGTGACCTCGTCGGCGAACGCGGAGAGCTGGTCGACCATGGTGTTGATGGTGTTCTTGAGCTCGAGGATCTCGCCGCGGGCGTCGACGTTGATCTTCTGGGTCAGGTCGCCGCGCGCGACGGCGGTGGTGACCTGGGCGATGTTGCGGACCTGCTCGGTGAGGTTGTCGGCCATGAAGTTGACCGAGTCGGTCAGGTCGCGCCAGGTGCCGGACACGCCCGGGACCACCGCCTGGCCGCCGAGACGTCCCTCACCCGCGATCTCGCGGGAGAGCCTCGTCACTTCGGCGGCGAAACGGGACAGCTGCGCGATGAGGCCGTTGACCGTCTTGGCCAGCGTGGCGTACGCGCCCTGCAGCGGGCGGCCGTCCAGCGTGAGGGACATCGGCTGGGACAGGTCACCGTCGGCGACGCCGCCGAGCACGCGCTCGAGCTCGATCGCCGGCCGGGTGAGGTCCTCGACCAGGCCGTTGACGGCGTCGACGGCGGTGCTCCAGCCGCCGGGGCCGACCTGGCCCTCCAGGCGTTCGAGCAGCCGGCCTTCCTGGCCGACGGCCGTGCGCACCCGCAGCAGCTCGCTGACCAGCCGCTGGTTGCGCTCGGCGATGTCGTTGAACGCCACCGCGAGCTGCGCCGAGATGCCGTCGCCGTGCGGGACGAGCCGCCGGCGGAAGTTGCCGTCCCCGAGATCCCGGACCGCCACGAGCAGCCGTTCCAGCGCGGCCGCTTCGCTCTGGGATTCCGTTGTCATGTGTGCCGACCCTCTCCACCACGCATGCGCCAGCCATGGTCGTCGACCCAGCGTGCCATGATTCGCCCTACACTTCGAGCCAGTCCGCCCACCACGCGGTAGCCGTGCGACAGCAGTCCGGAGGCAGGAGGTCCGTGCATGGTGTCACGTCCGGCCCCGGCGTCGGCGGCCCTGCCGCCGATGACCGGTGAGGACGGGCCGCCGGGCTTCGACGCCTTCGGGCGGGCCGTCCTCGAAGACGTGCGCGACGCGGTGTTCCTCCAGGACGCCGAGGGGGCGCTGCGCTGGGCGAACCCGGCGGCGCGCACGCTGACCGGCGGCGCCGAGCCGCGGTTGCACCCGGTAGCGGAGACCTCGGGCCACGTCGATGTCGCGGGCCATCGCCGTCCTGCTCGCATCCGCGCGTTGCCCGGCGGCTGGCACGCTTGGACCGTCCCCGCGGAGGAGGTCCCGCAGCGGCACGTCGGCGACTTCCTGGCCGAAGCCGGGCCCCGGCTGGCCGGCGCGCGCGGGCGGCACGGGACCGCGCGGGTGATCGCCGAGCTGGCCGCGTCCGCACTGGCCGAGACCGTCTTCGTGCTGCTCCCGACCACCCGTGGCCGGTGGGAGTGGTGGAGCTGCGAGCGTCCGGCGGCGCAGGGACACGGCCGGATCCGGCGGGTCCCGGCCCAGGTCGCGCCGGTGCTGGCGGCGACCTTCGGCGCCACCGGCCGTCCCCAGATCGCGCCCGTGCCCGCGCCGGAGGTGGCGACGCTCCCGTCGGTCGTCGCCGACCGGTTCGCCGGCCACGCCGACGTCTCGGTCGTCTCGCTCGGGCCGAACGCGGGCGCCGGCGTCACCGGTGCCCTGCTGCTCGGCCGGCGCGCGGACCCCGAGTTCGGCGCCGAGCAGACGCGCGCGGTCGCCGAATTCGCCAAGGCGGCCGGGACGGCGCTGGCCAACGCCCAGCGCTACGCCCGCCAGGAAGAGGCCACCCGCGGCCTCGAGACGACCCTGCGCCCGATCGACCCGCCCGAGCTCGAGGGCACCCGGTTCGAGACCTGGTACGAGCCGGCCGGCGGGGTGCTGGCGGTCGGCGGCGACTTCTACGACGTCCTCCCGCACGAGGACGGCAGCGCGTTCCTGGTGCTCGGCGACGTCTGCGGCAAGGGCCCGGAGGCCGCGGCGCTGACCGGCCGCGTCCGGCACGCGCTGACCGCGCTGGCGATGGTCGAGCGCGACGGCCGCACCCTGCTGCGGCTGCTCAACGAGCTGCTCATCGCCGGCGGCAGCAGCCGCTTCGCCACCCTCGTGCTCGGCACGGCCCGGCCGGTGGACGGCGGCGTCGACCTGACGCTGGCTTCCGGCGGGCACCCGGCGCCGCTGATCGTGCGCCGGTCGGGCGTGGTCGAGGAGGTCACCGTCCCCGGCACGCTGGTCGGCATCTCGCCGCAGGCCCGCTTCGCCGAGGCGGGCGTGCGGCTCGAGCGCGGTGACATGTGCCTGCTCTACACCGACGGCATCACCGAGGCCCGCAACCGCCACGACCAGACGGAGCTCTTCGGCGACGACCGCCTGCGCGCGGTGCTCACGGCCGCGGCGGGCGAGCCGGCCCGCGAGGTGGTGCGGCGGCTGCGGCAGGCCGTCCGGGACTGGCTGGGGAGTTCCGCTCACGACGACATCGCCGTGCTCGCGGTGGAGTGTCACGCCTGAGCGTTTGTCCTGTGTGGACCGGGTTTGGGTGCCCGTGGAGGGGGTAATTCCCCGGTGCATTCGATCCCGACGACAGGAGTGCCATGACGAACGCACTGAACGGGCGCCGCGTCGCGATCCTGGCCGCGGACGGCGTGGAACAGGTCGAGCTCGAGAAGCCGCGCCAGGCCGTCCTCGACGAGGGCGCGACGGTCGAGCTGGTGTCCCTCGACACCGGCGAGATCCAGGCGATGAACGGCGACATCGACAAGGGCGACCGCTTCCCGGTCGACCGCAAGGTGGCCGACGTGGAGGTCGGCGACTTCGACGCGCTGCTGCTGCCGGGCGGCACGATGAACCCGGACAACCTCCGCACGGACCCGGACGCGGTCCGCTTCGTGGGCGAATTCGTCCGCGCGGGCAAGCCGGTCGGGGTGATCTGCCACGGTCCGTGGACGCTCGTCGAAGCGGATGTCGT is a genomic window of Amycolatopsis lexingtonensis containing:
- a CDS encoding type 1 glutamine amidotransferase domain-containing protein, which produces MTNALNGRRVAILAADGVEQVELEKPRQAVLDEGATVELVSLDTGEIQAMNGDIDKGDRFPVDRKVADVEVGDFDALLLPGGTMNPDNLRTDPDAVRFVGEFVRAGKPVGVICHGPWTLVEADVVRGRTLTSFPSIRTDLRNAGATVVDQEVVVDNGLVSSRNPDDLPAFCREVVRSFAG
- a CDS encoding HAMP domain-containing protein, translating into MTTESQSEAAALERLLVAVRDLGDGNFRRRLVPHGDGISAQLAVAFNDIAERNQRLVSELLRVRTAVGQEGRLLERLEGQVGPGGWSTAVDAVNGLVEDLTRPAIELERVLGGVADGDLSQPMSLTLDGRPLQGAYATLAKTVNGLIAQLSRFAAEVTRLSREIAGEGRLGGQAVVPGVSGTWRDLTDSVNFMADNLTEQVRNIAQVTTAVARGDLTQKINVDARGEILELKNTINTMVDQLSAFADEVTRVSREVGSDGKLGGQAQVPGVAGTWRDLTDSVNLMADNLTDQVRGISQVATAVANGDLTKKIDVDARGEILQLKNTLNTMVDQLSAFAGEVTRVAREVGSEGKLGGQAEVAGAAGTWRSLTDSVNQMADNLTDQVRNISHVTTAVAKGDLTQKITVDARGEILELKTTMNTMVDQLSAFADEVTRVAREVGTEGQLGGQAQVPGVAGTWRDLTGSVNFMANNLTTQVRNIAQVATAVARGDLTQKIAVDARGEILELKTTLNTMVDQLSAFADEVTRVAREVGTEGKLGGQAAVPGVAGTWKDLTDNVNFMANNLTDQVRNIATVTSAVAKGDLTQKITVDARGEILELKTTLNTMVDQLSAFADEVTRVAREVGTEGILGGQATVRGVAGTWKDLTDNVNVMATNLTDQVRSIATVATGVANGDLSKKISIVAQGEVAALAETLNGMVETLRAFADEVTRVSREVGTEGILGGQARVPGVAGTWKDLTENVNFMAHNLTSQVRNISQVTTAVAKGDLTKKIDVDARGEILELKTTMNTMVDQLSAFASEVTRVAREVGTEGKLGGQAEVDGVSGTWQRLTESVNQLAGNLTTQVRAIAQVATAVTAGDLTRHITVDASGEVADLKDNINQMIANLKETTRTNREQDWLKTNLAQLSGRMQGHRDLASVAALILSELAPLVRAQQGAFFLARDDDRDGTVLECIAAYGLAQSRAGLRFGMGESLIGQAAVDQRTILVHNAPPEYALISSGLGSAAPVNLIVLPVLFQGEVLGVLELASVNEFSTVHQDLLEQLRHTIGVNVNTILSNSRTEALLTESQRLAQELRARSEQLQAQQGELRRSNTELAEKAALLAQQNRDIEVKNSEIEQARQELEERAGQLTVASQYKTEFMANMSHELRTPLNSALILAKLLSENPEGNLTEKQIQFAKTIYAAGSDLQQLINDILDLAKVEAGRLDMQMSDITLPELVDYVESLCRPLTADKGLEFAVHIDPPVPGSVHTDEHRLQQILRNLLSNAAKFTDEGGVRLHIRTADPAEVEQEALRNAPGIIAFAVEDTGIGIPEEKLAVIFEAFRQADGTTSRKYGGTGLGLNISQQLTELLGGELRVVSEPGVGSTFTLYLPVAAANLVDPAVTAPPSPKLPPVPSTVLVAAPDVTPKRFHGEKVLIVDDDLRNVFALAAVLEQAGLEVIYAETGVDGIRALERNEDTALVLMDVMMPELDGNATIAAIRAEAANADLPVIAVTAKATAEDRARTLASGADDYITKPVDTDKLLDVIAASLEADAASARDAASYSGGAGDGNRTRVASLED
- a CDS encoding SpoIIE family protein phosphatase; translation: MVSRPAPASAALPPMTGEDGPPGFDAFGRAVLEDVRDAVFLQDAEGALRWANPAARTLTGGAEPRLHPVAETSGHVDVAGHRRPARIRALPGGWHAWTVPAEEVPQRHVGDFLAEAGPRLAGARGRHGTARVIAELAASALAETVFVLLPTTRGRWEWWSCERPAAQGHGRIRRVPAQVAPVLAATFGATGRPQIAPVPAPEVATLPSVVADRFAGHADVSVVSLGPNAGAGVTGALLLGRRADPEFGAEQTRAVAEFAKAAGTALANAQRYARQEEATRGLETTLRPIDPPELEGTRFETWYEPAGGVLAVGGDFYDVLPHEDGSAFLVLGDVCGKGPEAAALTGRVRHALTALAMVERDGRTLLRLLNELLIAGGSSRFATLVLGTARPVDGGVDLTLASGGHPAPLIVRRSGVVEEVTVPGTLVGISPQARFAEAGVRLERGDMCLLYTDGITEARNRHDQTELFGDDRLRAVLTAAAGEPAREVVRRLRQAVRDWLGSSAHDDIAVLAVECHA